One Terriglobales bacterium DNA segment encodes these proteins:
- a CDS encoding FAD:protein FMN transferase produces the protein MGTTFTIYLYAPNQAKADEELEASFDEIERVEEALSNYRESSELSRINRLAAITATTTDPEVFKLLQTSFDYSRRSDGAFDITVGPLMRTWGFFKQSGHYPTSTQLSHARWSVGWNKVKLDPAQRTVEFDVPGMELDMGGIGKGYAVDRVIDILRDAGVKAALVDAGSSTLYALGAPPGKEGWKVIVPRPADRLHAVSEVVLRNNSLSTSGSYEKFFRLNGRTYCHIMDPRTGEPVQGTLQTTVIAPTGTASDALSTAMFVMGPTAGGKLLESMPNTSAIWITNNINEPHFEQWHWPGRLCRTADHCVTAGEGNGTR, from the coding sequence ATGGGAACGACATTCACGATTTATCTGTACGCTCCCAATCAAGCAAAGGCAGACGAGGAGTTAGAAGCCTCCTTTGATGAGATTGAGCGAGTCGAGGAAGCGCTTAGCAACTATCGGGAAAGCAGTGAACTCTCACGAATCAATCGTCTCGCGGCAATCACCGCGACGACGACTGATCCGGAGGTGTTTAAGCTGCTGCAAACATCCTTTGACTACAGCCGGCGAAGCGACGGAGCATTCGACATCACTGTTGGCCCACTCATGCGGACGTGGGGCTTTTTCAAGCAGAGCGGTCATTACCCCACTAGCACGCAGCTCTCACATGCACGGTGGAGCGTTGGCTGGAATAAAGTGAAGCTCGATCCGGCGCAACGCACGGTCGAATTCGACGTTCCTGGAATGGAACTCGACATGGGCGGCATTGGTAAAGGTTATGCGGTTGATCGCGTGATCGATATCTTGCGCGATGCCGGAGTGAAGGCAGCGCTCGTCGATGCCGGTTCAAGTACGCTTTACGCTCTCGGTGCACCGCCGGGCAAAGAGGGATGGAAAGTGATAGTGCCGCGCCCGGCAGATCGTTTGCACGCGGTATCGGAAGTAGTTCTGCGGAATAATTCTCTTTCGACTTCAGGCAGCTATGAAAAGTTCTTTCGTCTGAATGGACGAACTTACTGTCACATCATGGATCCGCGGACCGGGGAACCCGTGCAAGGGACGCTGCAGACTACCGTGATTGCTCCTACCGGCACTGCGAGCGACGCACTATCTACCGCGATGTTTGTCATGGGTCCAACCGCAGGCGGGAAGTTGCTCGAATCAATGCCGAATACGAGCGCCATCTGGATCACGAATAACATCAACGAACCGCATTTCGAGCAGTGGCACTGGCCGGGGCGGCTTTGCCGAACAGCCGATCACTGCGTAACGGCAGGAGAGGGAAACGGGACACGATGA
- a CDS encoding PP2C family protein-serine/threonine phosphatase has product MASAATHRITKSDPTNAAVWLEHASSLSNAPASGRPQKSQEWNSALNLDEVSALYKEVFEAQQVQRRLSGARRLQRGQFEIATEIFPVQHFSGDFVCIFDQGDSTVIALGDVAGKGLTAAMWSTHVMSLVRSCSASLDAPGSIVSAINQNLCTVGSGVPITTMFFATLDWQRNELTYSNAGHFPPFIRRGHSGVERLSVGGPALGVIPSSKFDQKCIRLAPSDLFIGYSDGLIECRNCDDEEFGIERLLAQAKHSRNLSAGKALFSIIAAAQDFAHGVQRTDDLTLLVVTGASSR; this is encoded by the coding sequence ATGGCTTCCGCTGCAACACATCGAATCACAAAGAGTGATCCTACAAATGCGGCAGTCTGGTTGGAGCACGCGAGTTCGCTCTCGAACGCACCCGCCTCTGGGCGCCCGCAGAAATCGCAGGAGTGGAATTCCGCTCTAAATCTGGACGAGGTTAGCGCGCTCTACAAAGAAGTCTTCGAAGCGCAGCAAGTGCAACGCAGGCTTAGCGGAGCACGCAGGCTACAGCGTGGACAGTTCGAAATCGCGACAGAGATCTTTCCCGTCCAGCATTTTTCTGGAGACTTCGTCTGCATATTCGATCAGGGTGATTCCACAGTCATCGCGTTGGGAGACGTTGCGGGCAAAGGGCTGACCGCCGCCATGTGGTCCACACACGTGATGAGCCTGGTCCGCAGCTGTTCTGCTTCACTTGACGCCCCCGGCTCGATTGTGTCAGCCATCAATCAGAATCTGTGCACAGTGGGTTCGGGCGTACCGATCACGACTATGTTCTTTGCCACGCTTGACTGGCAACGGAACGAACTCACATATTCCAACGCCGGACATTTCCCGCCGTTCATCAGACGGGGCCACAGCGGAGTAGAACGCCTTTCAGTCGGTGGGCCGGCGCTCGGGGTGATTCCTTCCTCCAAATTCGATCAGAAGTGCATTCGGCTAGCCCCGTCCGACCTGTTTATCGGCTATTCCGACGGACTAATTGAATGCCGAAATTGCGACGACGAGGAATTTGGCATCGAGCGATTGCTCGCTCAAGCGAAGCACTCGCGCAACTTGTCTGCCGGCAAAGCTTTGTTTTCGATCATTGCCGCAGCTCAGGACTTCGCGCATGGAGTCCAACGAACCGACGATCTGACTCTGCTAGTCGTAACCGGAGCATCGTCAAGGTAA
- a CDS encoding Gfo/Idh/MocA family oxidoreductase, whose translation MNRREFMGGAAALAASSFAEQSAATKLPASDQVNLAIIGPGSRGQQLMRTFLRVPGVRFGALCDIYEPRWGQARKITGENTRALKDYHELLTAKDIDAVIVSTPLSLHSEHVTAALDSGHHVYGEKSMALTVEECGQMLQAVKKSGRHYQIGLQYHYAPWYREAIRLINSGKIGQVTQIYAYWHRNNSWRRPVPNNDPKLERLINWRLYREFSGGLVAELGSHHINFANEVFGAIPESVVGSGGVDFWKDGRETADNVQVTYRYPGGKTLFFSAITTNRFVGCQVQVCGTGGSIVLTEADGTYYYEPNTGASAVPEGLAVEHGVVTGASYRAELPYRGQGRPLTVPAGTQGNPDFLACNSFIDSIRNNRRPKADEQVAWNCGVTVAMGNYAIDHEARVKFADHVRV comes from the coding sequence ATGAATCGAAGAGAATTCATGGGAGGTGCGGCGGCATTAGCTGCGTCGAGTTTTGCAGAGCAAAGCGCTGCGACGAAACTGCCGGCATCCGATCAGGTGAACTTGGCAATCATTGGTCCGGGCAGCCGCGGGCAACAACTGATGCGGACGTTCTTGCGAGTGCCTGGAGTGCGCTTCGGAGCGCTGTGCGACATTTATGAGCCGCGATGGGGTCAGGCACGCAAGATTACTGGCGAGAACACGCGGGCGTTGAAGGACTACCACGAACTGCTGACTGCGAAAGACATTGATGCCGTCATCGTCTCCACGCCTTTGTCGCTACACTCCGAGCACGTGACCGCCGCTCTAGACAGCGGTCATCATGTCTATGGCGAGAAGAGCATGGCCCTCACGGTGGAAGAGTGCGGCCAGATGCTGCAGGCAGTGAAGAAGAGCGGCCGGCATTACCAAATTGGGCTGCAATATCACTATGCTCCCTGGTACCGCGAAGCGATCCGGCTGATCAACTCAGGGAAGATCGGCCAAGTCACGCAGATTTATGCATATTGGCACCGCAACAATAGCTGGCGACGGCCTGTTCCTAACAATGATCCGAAGCTCGAACGGTTGATTAACTGGCGGCTGTATCGGGAGTTCTCCGGTGGCCTCGTTGCTGAACTTGGATCGCATCACATTAACTTCGCAAATGAGGTGTTCGGTGCCATTCCCGAATCGGTAGTTGGCAGCGGCGGAGTCGACTTCTGGAAAGACGGCCGCGAAACTGCGGACAACGTCCAAGTCACGTACCGTTACCCGGGTGGAAAGACTCTGTTTTTCAGCGCGATTACTACCAACCGATTTGTTGGCTGCCAGGTGCAGGTATGCGGTACCGGCGGAAGCATTGTTCTGACGGAGGCGGATGGCACCTACTACTACGAACCCAACACAGGTGCTTCAGCAGTACCAGAAGGGCTGGCAGTTGAACACGGAGTCGTGACCGGCGCAAGCTATCGCGCCGAGCTGCCTTATCGAGGCCAGGGGCGCCCGCTCACCGTTCCGGCTGGAACGCAGGGCAATCCAGACTTTCTGGCTTGCAATTCATTTATCGACAGCATTCGCAACAACCGACGTCCGAAGGCTGACGAGCAGGTTGCCTGGAATTGCGGTGTCACGGTCGCAATGGGCAACTACGCCATTGATCACGAGGCGCGTGTCAAATTTGCGGATCATGTACGCGTCTGA
- a CDS encoding sigma-70 family RNA polymerase sigma factor, with translation MRSLEAKFRTGTAGGTASGPHPGVASLSYVTDDTVLVRQAQAGRWEAFTEVASHYDRAILTLALRLTGSEREARDLFQQALLQTYRELRNYRFQCSFYLWIYRIVVRTCMEFLSRRVPNNVTQASQLQGALEQLSPRERLVLELKQYFGLKLDTIAAIMGIDEAAARNILVRATLALRLELEEHATH, from the coding sequence ATGCGATCACTTGAGGCGAAATTTCGGACAGGAACAGCAGGCGGTACCGCTTCAGGCCCGCATCCTGGTGTTGCGAGCCTCTCCTACGTAACCGACGACACGGTGTTGGTCCGGCAGGCACAGGCAGGCCGCTGGGAAGCCTTCACCGAAGTGGCCAGTCATTATGATCGCGCAATCTTGACGTTGGCCTTAAGGTTGACCGGTTCGGAACGTGAGGCTCGCGACTTATTTCAACAAGCGTTGCTGCAAACGTACCGGGAGCTGCGCAATTACCGCTTTCAATGCTCCTTTTACTTATGGATCTATCGGATCGTCGTACGCACTTGCATGGAGTTCTTAAGCAGACGAGTCCCAAATAACGTCACCCAAGCCTCGCAACTCCAAGGAGCACTAGAGCAACTATCGCCTCGAGAGCGACTTGTGTTGGAGCTGAAGCAGTATTTCGGATTGAAGCTCGACACGATCGCAGCCATTATGGGAATTGACGAGGCAGCCGCACGCAACATCCTGGTGCGCGCAACCTTGGCGTTGCGACTCGAGCTAGAGGAACATGCAACGCACTAA